From Humisphaera borealis, the proteins below share one genomic window:
- a CDS encoding type II secretion system protein, translating to MLPSEPKQFRAEFPHHRAFSLVELLVVLGILVILCSIFIPYVGKMRETNKRVACADNLRQIHAAFSKYAGANDRDFPRMPWDPARPGMYVAFTGSSLVPVRPATTAPTTAPSLPTTAPAAVAAIPPNLTPATPAPTTTPATVSTTPATGTAATQTIAGPPPPSVDGVKPNDVTAALWLLVRLGYVQPQAFVCASASETLDPMLTGGKRVNAAQRSNFTSGQHLSYSYCSPYSAAPRFRLNSDVLPPDFAIMADKNPGVVTGGSNAAGPAYNAPPLEMTAANSRNHDRAGQNVLYVTGEVRFQSTPYCGYGTGWKRDNIYSTFATQPLPPGSNPAPEGKGIVSPNAGPAWENDSYLVPTEDE from the coding sequence ATGTTGCCTTCCGAGCCCAAACAATTCCGAGCCGAATTCCCGCACCACCGTGCTTTCAGCCTGGTCGAACTGCTGGTGGTCCTGGGGATCCTGGTGATCCTGTGCAGCATTTTCATCCCGTACGTGGGGAAGATGCGCGAGACCAACAAGCGGGTGGCGTGCGCCGATAATCTTCGCCAGATTCACGCCGCGTTCAGCAAGTACGCCGGCGCCAACGACCGCGACTTTCCCCGCATGCCCTGGGACCCGGCCAGGCCGGGCATGTACGTCGCGTTTACCGGTTCGTCCCTCGTTCCGGTTCGCCCGGCGACGACGGCACCGACGACCGCGCCGTCACTCCCGACCACCGCGCCCGCGGCCGTCGCGGCCATTCCGCCCAACCTCACGCCGGCCACCCCTGCACCAACGACCACGCCGGCCACCGTTTCGACGACTCCGGCCACCGGCACCGCGGCGACGCAGACGATCGCAGGCCCGCCGCCGCCTTCCGTCGACGGCGTAAAGCCTAATGACGTGACCGCAGCACTCTGGCTGCTCGTGCGGCTGGGGTACGTCCAGCCACAAGCCTTCGTCTGTGCCAGCGCGAGCGAAACCCTCGACCCGATGCTGACCGGCGGAAAGCGCGTCAACGCAGCTCAGCGGTCCAACTTCACTTCCGGCCAGCACCTGAGCTACTCCTATTGCTCGCCTTACAGCGCCGCTCCGAGGTTCCGCCTGAACTCCGACGTGCTTCCGCCCGACTTTGCCATCATGGCCGACAAAAACCCCGGCGTGGTCACCGGCGGATCCAATGCCGCCGGCCCGGCGTACAACGCCCCACCTCTGGAGATGACCGCCGCCAACTCGCGAAACCACGACCGCGCGGGACAGAACGTGCTCTACGTAACCGGCGAGGTACGATTCCAGAGCACGCCCTATTGCGGTTACGGCACGGGGTGGAAGCGCGACAACATCTACTCCACGTTCGCCACCCAGCCGCTGCCGCCCGGCAGCAATCCGGCCCCCGAAGGCAAAGGCATCGTCTCGCCCAACGCCGGCCCGGCCTGGGAGAACGATTCGTACCTGGTGCCCACCGAAGACGAGTGA
- a CDS encoding PVC-type heme-binding CxxCH protein has protein sequence MKALFALSILSLAFPAMAKSPVALDERLAIELIAQEPAIVTPTGVFADVRDNVWAIECNTHFPPKDYKGYPTDRIFVFSGYEQADAGAPTTRPGTAVAGGTGEGIDPKTGLAPGVQRTTFADGLMQAMSLTMTPAGKIYVVCRNEIVYFEDKNHDLKPDELDLGDGKKGDRKVLLRLDTKATYPHNGLNGATLSPDGEFLYFCLGLNTGFDYSVIGSDGSKISGGGEGGSVWRCTPAGGKVERIAIGFWNCHDLTFDAFGRLFAVDNDPDDIGPCRLLDIIEGGDYGWKFKNGRKGVHPFTSWNGELPGTLPMVAPTGEAPSGILAYESDNWPADYLGQVLVTSWGDHTIQRFELKEKGASFTSTPVNIIRGGDDFRPVGITQASDGSVFFTDWVDKSYTLHLKGKLWRIRAQAPTTQPAQKETGGSAAGSVAKRLRVDEVTKAPQSELIQLCSAPRREIRIAAGDSLAASGDTGLRELVKLYVVEKDRPLIDAYWSLKRRERAEGPQSLLRALMTELSPLPKISQPGDNVFADRIVRYPDVGNSSQSLRRLLTFLGQDSAAQRRDTLLGLCKVLDVTARSDPFLNAAAIHALSKNSILPEDALTRESAVLAPFYPLIARRNGSPEAVALLPKFLKSPDPAVRRVALQWIGEDRLVQFKDNLPDALKAGDVTRDLLATYLAAQEKLNTPLPEPGKPPAERSVSQFAVEFLLDEKNDAKLRKVALELVNPTDAKPSSKQLVALIEPMGLAAIQAIAWRDDPESQAALRAVAADAKRDIAERREAVLGLARSALASAETKSVLREILLGRGTRRVPAAEAKDPPTPITADKPNGVRGERNPANGIVDPAGKRRVPLQAATEADLRLDALKAMRGALDAADGKALVDELMSAATKKQPDGTAVLNEAEWAEQIMLAFKPTPEALSAADRKRLEPLLPQRSPLLWQVIGSGADRDSRPVGDPDAGRRVFALATGARCYVCHQFDGRGGAVGPDLSRVRSAMDDAKIVESIIEPSKEIAPLYVSSIIELKNGDTISGVGLNEAGAAYVAIADATGKRHRIKAEDIVSRREEKISVMPEGLVDTMSVQEFRDLLAYLRRL, from the coding sequence ATGAAAGCGCTGTTTGCACTCTCAATCCTCTCACTGGCCTTTCCCGCGATGGCCAAGTCGCCCGTTGCACTCGACGAACGGCTGGCGATCGAGCTCATCGCCCAGGAACCCGCGATCGTCACGCCGACGGGCGTCTTCGCCGATGTCCGCGACAATGTCTGGGCGATCGAGTGCAACACGCACTTCCCCCCGAAGGATTACAAAGGCTATCCGACCGACCGGATCTTCGTCTTCTCGGGATACGAACAGGCGGACGCGGGCGCTCCCACCACCCGCCCGGGGACAGCCGTCGCTGGGGGAACTGGGGAGGGTATCGATCCCAAAACCGGTCTTGCCCCCGGTGTCCAACGAACCACTTTTGCCGACGGCCTCATGCAGGCGATGAGCCTGACCATGACCCCGGCCGGCAAAATCTACGTCGTCTGCCGAAACGAGATCGTCTACTTCGAAGACAAGAACCACGACCTTAAGCCCGATGAACTCGACCTCGGCGACGGCAAAAAGGGCGACCGAAAGGTTCTGCTCCGCCTCGACACCAAAGCCACCTATCCGCACAACGGCCTGAACGGTGCCACCCTGTCGCCCGACGGCGAGTTCCTCTACTTCTGCCTCGGCCTGAACACCGGCTTCGATTACAGCGTGATCGGGTCCGACGGCAGCAAGATCTCCGGCGGCGGCGAAGGCGGTTCCGTCTGGCGCTGCACGCCGGCCGGGGGAAAAGTCGAGCGCATCGCGATTGGTTTCTGGAACTGCCACGACCTGACGTTCGACGCCTTCGGCCGGCTGTTCGCCGTCGACAACGACCCCGACGACATCGGCCCCTGCCGGCTGCTCGACATCATCGAAGGCGGCGACTACGGCTGGAAGTTCAAGAACGGCCGCAAAGGCGTCCACCCCTTCACCAGTTGGAACGGCGAACTCCCCGGCACGCTGCCGATGGTCGCCCCGACAGGCGAAGCCCCCAGCGGCATCCTCGCGTACGAAAGCGACAATTGGCCGGCCGACTATCTCGGCCAGGTGCTCGTCACGAGCTGGGGCGACCACACCATCCAGCGTTTCGAGTTGAAGGAGAAAGGCGCCAGCTTCACGAGTACGCCGGTGAACATCATCCGAGGCGGCGACGACTTCCGCCCCGTCGGCATCACGCAGGCGAGCGACGGCAGCGTGTTCTTTACCGACTGGGTGGACAAGAGCTACACGCTGCACCTAAAGGGGAAGCTTTGGCGCATCCGCGCACAGGCCCCCACGACGCAACCCGCCCAAAAAGAGACCGGCGGTTCCGCCGCGGGCTCAGTCGCGAAGCGACTGCGGGTGGATGAAGTGACGAAGGCACCTCAATCGGAGCTGATTCAGCTCTGCTCCGCTCCCCGGCGTGAAATTCGGATCGCCGCCGGTGATTCCCTCGCAGCATCGGGCGATACGGGGCTGCGAGAGCTCGTGAAGCTCTACGTTGTCGAGAAGGACCGACCTCTGATCGACGCCTACTGGTCTCTGAAGCGAAGGGAGCGTGCCGAAGGTCCTCAATCGCTCCTGAGGGCCTTAATGACAGAGCTTTCGCCGCTACCGAAGATTAGCCAGCCGGGCGACAACGTGTTCGCCGACAGGATCGTTCGCTATCCAGACGTCGGGAACTCGTCGCAAAGTCTTCGTCGATTGTTGACGTTCTTGGGACAGGATTCCGCTGCTCAACGCCGAGATACCCTTCTTGGGCTCTGCAAGGTCTTGGATGTGACCGCTCGATCCGATCCGTTTCTAAATGCAGCAGCAATCCATGCGCTGTCGAAGAACTCCATCTTGCCTGAAGATGCCCTGACCAGGGAGTCAGCGGTGCTTGCACCCTTCTATCCGTTGATCGCAAGGCGCAACGGCAGTCCCGAAGCTGTCGCATTGCTGCCAAAGTTCCTTAAGTCCCCCGACCCCGCCGTCCGCCGCGTCGCCCTCCAATGGATCGGCGAAGACCGCCTCGTCCAGTTCAAGGACAACCTGCCCGACGCCCTCAAGGCCGGCGACGTGACGCGCGATCTGCTCGCGACGTATCTCGCGGCGCAGGAGAAGCTCAATACGCCGTTGCCCGAACCCGGCAAGCCGCCGGCGGAGCGGTCGGTGTCGCAGTTCGCGGTCGAGTTCCTGCTCGATGAGAAGAACGACGCCAAACTCCGCAAGGTGGCGCTGGAGCTGGTGAATCCAACCGACGCCAAGCCGTCGTCGAAGCAGCTTGTCGCGCTGATCGAGCCGATGGGTCTTGCTGCGATTCAGGCGATCGCCTGGCGGGACGACCCCGAATCGCAGGCGGCGTTGCGGGCCGTCGCCGCGGATGCCAAGCGCGACATCGCCGAACGGCGGGAAGCCGTTCTGGGGCTCGCGCGATCGGCGCTGGCGTCCGCGGAGACCAAATCTGTGTTGCGGGAGATCCTCCTTGGTAGGGGCACACGGCGTGTGCCCGCGGCCGAGGCGAAAGATCCGCCCACACCGATTACGGCCGACAAGCCAAACGGCGTTCGCGGTGAACGCAACCCGGCAAATGGGATCGTCGATCCGGCGGGCAAACGCCGTGTGCCCCTACAGGCGGCGACGGAAGCCGATCTGCGGCTGGACGCGCTCAAAGCGATGCGCGGCGCACTCGATGCCGCTGATGGCAAGGCGCTCGTCGACGAACTCATGTCCGCCGCCACGAAGAAGCAGCCCGACGGCACCGCGGTTCTGAATGAGGCGGAATGGGCCGAGCAGATCATGCTCGCGTTCAAGCCGACACCCGAAGCGTTGTCCGCCGCCGACCGCAAGCGGCTGGAGCCGCTGCTGCCGCAACGGTCTCCGCTGCTGTGGCAGGTGATTGGCAGTGGTGCCGATCGGGATTCCCGACCGGTCGGCGATCCCGATGCCGGGCGGCGCGTTTTTGCCCTGGCGACAGGCGCCCGGTGTTACGTTTGCCATCAGTTCGACGGCCGGGGCGGCGCGGTGGGGCCTGATCTTTCGCGTGTCCGGTCCGCGATGGACGACGCCAAGATCGTCGAATCGATTATTGAACCGAGCAAGGAGATCGCCCCGCTGTACGTGTCGTCGATCATCGAACTCAAGAACGGCGACACGATCAGCGGCGTAGGCCTGAACGAAGCCGGCGCGGCTTATGTCGCGATCGCCGACGCCACCGGCAAACGCCATCGCATTAAGGCCGAGGACATCGTCAGCCGTCGCGAGGAGAAGATCTCCGTGATGCCCGAAGGGTTAGTCGACACGATGTCGGTGCAGGAGTTCCGGGATTTGTTGGCGTATCTGCGTCGGCTGTGA
- a CDS encoding Calx-beta domain-containing protein: MISKPIVSPTLLTASPDRYASSDVTCVIEQLEERRFMSASLQIENLDILPGYERMVFTKVQQLDKNFPNKYKEFGSLRLRNVGDAPLSLSGLNVSGPYKVVSGFPSSISPGGYADIRVQFTATTPPPFTYNQTSGLDAVKQAGTWFGSLKFNTNDPRNSTYTETLAGWYQTRSEHENEASLQTVINVLMDYKTNIAPPNSVFLKQYGGVPHYYGEEVVSGYWQAADPSKPVGVRQVAAFHGQGDDAPVSWFAQGTTSKNLIFRQDGRYGQTLLPVLASGAPAAGTFSTTKTFGFHLDEEWSDDKLNKRNQYSKGHHVRFFPVRDHFGNKLNNLYFMTMDYSFPGPSGRPNEDFQDNIYIVSNVKPANGATSPTVPPVSPPTVPPTVPPTVPPTVPPTVPPTVPPTVPPTVPPTTGTPKVSFASTAVSVVEGNSGLKAVTLTVKLEGNPAGETRLYYSTSNASTATRGTDYSGAAGSVIFYHNGAKTKTITVYVKGDTVKEGNENFYVNLYGIQSGVLGASKATVTILNDD, encoded by the coding sequence GTGATTTCAAAGCCGATCGTATCGCCCACTCTTCTCACGGCATCGCCGGACCGGTACGCGTCTTCTGACGTGACCTGCGTGATCGAGCAGCTCGAAGAGCGTCGTTTTATGTCGGCGTCGCTGCAGATCGAGAACCTGGACATTCTCCCCGGCTACGAGCGGATGGTTTTCACCAAGGTTCAGCAGCTCGATAAGAACTTTCCCAACAAGTACAAGGAATTCGGCAGCCTGCGCCTCCGCAACGTGGGCGATGCCCCGCTGTCGTTGTCCGGCCTGAATGTGTCGGGTCCTTACAAGGTCGTCAGCGGCTTCCCGTCGTCGATCAGCCCCGGCGGCTATGCCGACATCCGGGTGCAGTTCACCGCGACCACGCCCCCGCCGTTCACCTACAACCAGACGTCTGGTCTGGATGCGGTGAAACAGGCCGGCACCTGGTTCGGCTCGCTGAAGTTCAACACGAACGACCCGCGGAACTCGACCTACACCGAAACCCTCGCCGGCTGGTACCAGACCCGTTCCGAGCACGAGAACGAAGCGAGCTTGCAGACCGTCATTAACGTCTTGATGGACTACAAGACGAATATCGCCCCCCCCAACAGCGTCTTCCTGAAGCAGTATGGCGGCGTTCCCCACTACTACGGCGAAGAAGTAGTCAGCGGCTACTGGCAGGCGGCCGATCCGAGCAAGCCGGTCGGCGTTCGGCAGGTGGCTGCATTCCACGGACAGGGCGACGATGCGCCGGTCTCCTGGTTCGCACAGGGCACCACGAGCAAGAACCTGATCTTCAGGCAGGACGGCCGGTACGGCCAGACGCTCCTTCCGGTGCTTGCCAGCGGCGCCCCGGCGGCGGGCACTTTCTCCACCACCAAGACCTTCGGCTTCCACCTCGATGAAGAGTGGAGCGACGATAAACTCAATAAGCGCAACCAGTACAGCAAGGGCCATCACGTCCGGTTTTTCCCGGTGCGTGACCACTTCGGCAATAAGCTGAATAACCTGTACTTCATGACGATGGACTACAGCTTCCCGGGACCGAGCGGTCGGCCGAACGAAGACTTCCAGGACAACATTTACATCGTGTCGAACGTGAAGCCGGCCAACGGCGCGACGTCGCCGACGGTGCCTCCGGTGTCGCCGCCGACGGTCCCGCCGACCGTGCCACCCACGGTACCCCCGACGGTGCCGCCAACCGTTCCGCCGACGGTGCCCCCGACCGTCCCGCCCACGGTGCCCCCGACCACGGGCACTCCCAAGGTTTCCTTCGCGTCCACCGCCGTCAGCGTGGTCGAAGGCAACAGTGGCCTCAAAGCCGTCACCCTGACGGTGAAGCTCGAAGGCAACCCGGCCGGCGAAACCCGTTTGTACTACAGCACCTCCAACGCCAGCACTGCCACACGCGGCACCGACTACTCTGGTGCAGCCGGCTCCGTCATCTTCTACCACAACGGCGCGAAGACCAAGACCATTACGGTCTACGTCAAGGGCGACACCGTGAAGGAAGGCAACGAAAACTTCTACGTCAACCTGTACGGTATTCAGAGTGGTGTACTCGGTGCCAGCAAGGC
- a CDS encoding PQQ-binding-like beta-propeller repeat protein: MTAHTLASSWKRRLVRSAAVLSVAAMTSVVVAADWSQYRGPKADGRSDEAGVASGFAKAKIAWKIPVGEGFGTFAVAGDAAYLFQDRQSRETLVAYNAKTGKEVWARPVDQTITDRQGGSNPRSTPAIDGDNVYVLSVNLKLASFDAKTGKQNWVKDVKAEMGGQDLKWGSAASPVIDDNRIYVAGGGAGKSMAAFDKKTGDVLWAVGNEKITHASPVPATIHGVKQVIFFMQSGLVSLAADSGKELWKAQFPFKVSTAASPIVGTGEDADIVYCSAGYDVGTAAFKIGKSGEAFSAQQLYFLKQENKEGHNVHHWSTPVYHEGHIYGIFGFKDFAGGKGGGAPVGCLELKTGQIKWRQPGFGSGGGTIFVDGHILVQGDAGKLALVEATPAGFKQKASTQIPGEKFWCAAIVANGKIYTRSKTEAVCIELK; this comes from the coding sequence ATGACCGCACACACTCTCGCCTCGTCCTGGAAGCGCCGGCTGGTTCGCTCGGCGGCCGTTCTGTCCGTCGCCGCGATGACCTCGGTCGTCGTCGCCGCCGACTGGTCGCAGTACCGCGGGCCCAAGGCCGACGGCAGGTCCGACGAGGCCGGCGTCGCGAGCGGCTTCGCCAAGGCCAAGATCGCCTGGAAGATTCCCGTCGGCGAAGGCTTCGGCACGTTCGCGGTCGCCGGCGACGCGGCGTATCTGTTCCAGGACCGCCAGAGCCGCGAAACCCTGGTCGCTTACAACGCCAAGACCGGCAAGGAAGTCTGGGCCCGCCCGGTCGACCAGACCATCACCGACCGCCAGGGCGGCAGCAACCCGCGCAGCACACCGGCGATCGACGGCGACAACGTCTACGTGCTGTCGGTCAACCTCAAGCTCGCGAGCTTCGACGCCAAGACCGGCAAACAGAACTGGGTGAAGGACGTCAAGGCCGAAATGGGTGGCCAGGATCTGAAGTGGGGCAGCGCTGCGTCGCCGGTGATCGACGACAACCGCATCTACGTCGCCGGCGGCGGGGCCGGCAAGTCGATGGCGGCATTCGACAAGAAGACCGGCGACGTGCTCTGGGCCGTCGGCAACGAAAAGATCACCCACGCGTCGCCAGTCCCGGCGACGATTCATGGCGTGAAGCAGGTCATCTTCTTCATGCAGAGCGGCCTGGTCTCGCTCGCCGCCGATAGCGGCAAGGAACTGTGGAAAGCGCAGTTCCCGTTCAAGGTCAGCACCGCAGCAAGCCCTATCGTCGGCACGGGTGAAGACGCCGATATTGTTTACTGCTCGGCCGGCTACGACGTCGGCACGGCGGCGTTCAAGATCGGCAAGAGCGGCGAGGCCTTCTCGGCCCAGCAGTTGTACTTCCTGAAGCAGGAGAACAAGGAAGGGCACAACGTCCACCACTGGTCCACGCCGGTCTACCACGAAGGACACATCTACGGCATCTTCGGCTTTAAAGACTTCGCCGGCGGCAAGGGTGGCGGGGCACCCGTCGGCTGCCTGGAACTCAAGACCGGCCAGATCAAATGGCGGCAGCCGGGCTTCGGCAGCGGCGGCGGCACGATCTTCGTCGACGGGCACATCCTCGTGCAGGGCGACGCCGGCAAGCTGGCGCTCGTTGAAGCAACGCCCGCCGGCTTCAAGCAGAAGGCGTCCACGCAGATCCCCGGCGAGAAGTTCTGGTGCGCCGCGATCGTCGCCAACGGCAAAATCTACACGCGGAGCAAGACCGAAGCGGTTTGCATTGAGTTGAAGTAG
- a CDS encoding DUF1028 domain-containing protein encodes MPQNASVPSTGLTASNPAEITATFSIIAVDPETGEVGAAVASKYPAVGRVVPYVKAGVGAFITQHYHNPPWGPQAIDMLAAGKMPEEILATLLKNDPRAGKRQLAVIAADGRAAQRHCDTADDAGRWWGGMSGRFYACQGNTLTGPEVVVAMAKAYENTKGSMADRLMAALIAGDCAGGDHRGRLAAGLRVAKKGTDGIWFELYVDKSDDAVIDLARKYVETNHQAKGAWPGGKAPFVHPCPERAK; translated from the coding sequence ATGCCTCAGAACGCTTCGGTGCCCTCGACGGGATTAACGGCTTCGAATCCGGCCGAGATCACCGCGACCTTCTCGATCATCGCCGTCGACCCGGAGACCGGTGAAGTCGGGGCGGCCGTCGCGAGCAAGTACCCGGCGGTGGGTCGAGTCGTCCCGTATGTCAAGGCGGGTGTCGGAGCCTTCATCACGCAGCATTATCACAACCCGCCCTGGGGCCCGCAGGCGATCGACATGCTCGCCGCCGGCAAAATGCCGGAGGAGATTCTCGCAACCCTGTTGAAGAACGATCCCAGGGCCGGCAAGCGACAACTGGCAGTCATCGCCGCCGACGGCCGGGCCGCCCAGCGCCACTGCGACACCGCCGACGACGCCGGCCGCTGGTGGGGCGGAATGAGCGGCCGCTTCTACGCCTGCCAGGGCAACACCCTCACAGGTCCGGAAGTCGTTGTCGCGATGGCCAAAGCCTATGAAAACACCAAGGGTAGCATGGCCGACCGATTGATGGCGGCACTGATCGCCGGGGATTGCGCCGGCGGAGACCACCGCGGACGGCTTGCCGCCGGCCTGAGGGTGGCGAAGAAGGGAACCGACGGAATCTGGTTCGAACTGTACGTCGACAAGAGCGACGACGCCGTCATCGACCTGGCCCGAAAATACGTGGAAACCAATCACCAGGCCAAAGGCGCCTGGCCCGGGGGGAAGGCGCCGTTCGTCCACCCCTGCCCGGAACGCGCCAAGTAG
- a CDS encoding IS4 family transposase, with the protein MRRSGNLLDEHLHRLAALPAHGNTILGRDQLVKGLLLSFFDPMARSLRRIEDCGDFQGDLRLDKLARSTTADALAAFDPQLLVPLIDDLQQRVPNLGDADGLEGITRQIIAADGTYMTTLCDVAWAMRQKNRDGGVQGQVRANVQLDAGNWIPRVLTVSGDDGHSEAAAFAADLLPGVLYVVDRNFVEFGFLGAVLDKGSDFVVRIKSNQPAMTVVQTLPPSAADVEAGVIAEEVVRLPGRDAPAGLFRCITIESTDRSGESQALRLLTNLPAATVGAHVVGAVYRLRWQIELFFKWLKTWAGMDHLLSTSRNGITTQLYIAVIAVLMMYVQSGYRVSVYALAALGRVARGQMSIQEAMAVIAKRERERSLERARQARLRARKKLA; encoded by the coding sequence GTGCGCCGCTCCGGGAATCTCCTCGACGAACATCTCCATCGTCTGGCGGCGCTGCCGGCTCACGGCAACACCATCCTCGGCCGCGACCAGTTGGTCAAAGGCCTGCTCCTGTCGTTCTTCGATCCCATGGCCCGATCGCTGCGACGCATCGAAGACTGCGGCGACTTCCAGGGCGATCTGCGACTCGACAAGCTGGCACGCTCGACCACCGCCGACGCTCTTGCAGCGTTCGACCCTCAGCTGCTCGTGCCGCTGATCGACGACCTGCAGCAACGTGTCCCGAATCTCGGCGACGCCGACGGCCTCGAAGGGATCACCCGGCAGATCATCGCCGCCGACGGCACTTACATGACCACGCTGTGCGATGTGGCCTGGGCGATGCGCCAAAAGAACCGCGACGGCGGCGTGCAGGGACAGGTCCGCGCCAACGTCCAGCTCGACGCCGGCAACTGGATTCCCCGCGTGCTGACCGTCAGCGGCGACGACGGGCATTCGGAGGCCGCGGCCTTCGCCGCCGACCTCCTGCCCGGCGTGCTGTACGTCGTGGACCGCAACTTCGTCGAGTTCGGCTTCCTCGGCGCCGTCCTGGACAAGGGCAGCGACTTTGTCGTTCGTATCAAATCCAACCAACCGGCGATGACGGTGGTCCAGACCCTGCCGCCGTCGGCGGCGGACGTCGAGGCGGGCGTGATCGCCGAGGAAGTGGTGAGACTTCCCGGCCGCGACGCGCCGGCGGGCCTGTTCCGCTGCATCACCATCGAGAGCACCGACCGATCGGGCGAATCCCAGGCACTGCGGCTGCTGACCAATCTTCCCGCGGCGACGGTCGGGGCTCACGTCGTCGGCGCCGTTTACCGGCTGCGCTGGCAGATCGAGCTGTTTTTCAAGTGGCTCAAGACCTGGGCGGGAATGGACCACCTGCTGAGCACCAGCCGCAATGGGATCACCACGCAGCTGTACATCGCGGTGATCGCCGTGCTGATGATGTACGTGCAGAGCGGCTACCGCGTCAGCGTCTACGCCCTGGCGGCGCTGGGCCGCGTGGCCCGGGGCCAGATGTCGATCCAGGAGGCGATGGCGGTGATCGCCAAACGCGAGCGAGAGCGTTCGCTGGAACGAGCGCGTCAGGCCCGGCTGCGGGCACGCAAGAAGCTGGCCTGA
- a CDS encoding riboflavin synthase yields the protein MFTGIVERSVPVLAASPRRTGLGLTIAVPWNDVRNGESIAVNGVCLTVAMQAGSLTGKGDVHMLFDVIPETLSKTNLAGLRPGDDVHVERALRVGDRFDGHIVQGHVDGVAKVVAVKADDADWRMTLEAPTDLARYIIPKGSVTLDGVSLTVAAVDGRRFDVALIPTTLRITRLGRRKVGHTVNLECDAMTKTIVATMERMKALS from the coding sequence ATGTTTACCGGAATTGTCGAACGCAGTGTCCCCGTCCTGGCCGCCAGCCCCCGTCGCACCGGGCTCGGCCTGACCATTGCTGTGCCCTGGAATGATGTCAGGAATGGAGAGTCGATCGCGGTGAACGGCGTGTGCCTCACGGTCGCGATGCAGGCGGGAAGCCTCACCGGCAAAGGCGATGTCCACATGCTGTTCGACGTGATTCCCGAAACCCTCTCCAAAACAAACCTCGCTGGGCTTCGGCCAGGTGACGATGTTCATGTCGAACGCGCCCTTCGCGTCGGCGACCGCTTCGACGGGCACATCGTCCAGGGTCATGTCGATGGCGTGGCGAAAGTCGTCGCCGTCAAGGCCGACGACGCCGACTGGCGCATGACCCTCGAAGCCCCGACCGACCTCGCCCGCTACATCATCCCCAAGGGCTCGGTCACCCTCGACGGCGTCAGCCTGACTGTCGCCGCCGTCGACGGGCGGCGCTTCGATGTCGCCCTGATCCCCACCACGCTCCGGATCACCCGCCTGGGCCGGCGCAAAGTCGGCCACACGGTAAACCTCGAGTGCGATGCAATGACCAAGACCATCGTGGCGACGATGGAGCGAATGAAGGCGCTAAGCTGA
- a CDS encoding fasciclin domain-containing protein → MRFNRIARVTLSGVLALGFAGAGIAAFSSSAVAAEAAKKEATKDIVDTAVGAGQFKTLAAALTAGGLIDTLKGAGPFTVFAPTDEAFAKLPSGTVESLLKPENKDKLVAILTYHVVAGKVASGDVVKLTEAKTVNGKAVKIAVKDGKVMINNATVVKADIEASNGIIHVVDTVIIPE, encoded by the coding sequence ATGCGCTTCAACCGCATCGCTCGCGTCACGTTGTCCGGCGTTCTGGCACTCGGCTTTGCCGGGGCAGGTATTGCCGCGTTTTCGTCGTCCGCCGTCGCCGCCGAGGCCGCCAAGAAGGAAGCGACCAAGGACATTGTCGATACGGCCGTCGGAGCCGGTCAGTTCAAGACACTCGCCGCCGCCCTCACCGCCGGCGGACTGATCGACACCCTCAAGGGTGCCGGCCCGTTCACGGTCTTCGCGCCGACCGATGAGGCGTTCGCCAAGCTGCCCAGCGGCACGGTCGAGAGCCTGCTCAAGCCCGAGAACAAGGACAAGCTCGTCGCGATCCTCACGTACCACGTCGTCGCCGGTAAGGTCGCCAGCGGCGATGTCGTGAAGCTGACCGAAGCCAAGACGGTCAACGGCAAGGCCGTGAAAATCGCCGTCAAGGACGGCAAGGTCATGATCAACAACGCCACGGTCGTCAAGGCCGACATCGAAGCCAGCAACGGCATCATCCACGTCGTCGATACCGTGATCATTCCGGAGTAA